Genomic segment of Strix aluco isolate bStrAlu1 chromosome 8, bStrAlu1.hap1, whole genome shotgun sequence:
CTCCTTAAACTCACAGGATGCTTTActtacaaatctgtattttaagtAAGACATATGGTAAATAAATAGTGCATAAATAGAAAACTGGAGGGATAATTCATATAAGCTGGAGTTGTAGTCCAAAAGGCACAGCTTACTTAGGAGTGGAAACCTGGAAATTTCCACTGGAGATGATGCCTGTCTAGAGTAGATGATATTCTAGCTCTGGTCTGCCTTATTTTCTAGTTCACTCTCTTCCTTTCCTATATTTTTCCACCTTTCCTGCAGTCAGTCCATATAAAACAACCCATTTCCAAGAAGGCATTTGCCATCATGGGGTCAtctttgctttcttccattcCAGGTGAAAGCATCAAAGGAGTAGACATAAATCTCACTGCTGAAGTGGGCTCTATTCAGATCCAAAATGGTTCCATCATGATCACCCATGATGGCCTCTACCTAGTGTCCTTGAAAGGCAGGATCCATTTCCCTGACCCGGACGAGCTGACGCTGACACTGTGGAAGACAGGCAAGACGACTGGCAGTGCCCTCTGGGAGCAAATTGTCCAGGACAGTGGCAATGCAGTAAATCTTATGACAGTGCTCTACTTGTTTGAGGAGGATAACATCACCCTGAGGACCAGTTCCAACGCCACCATCGCGGATTTGTCGTTCAGCCTTGCGTTACTAAGTCCCTTCATTTGCTCGCTGTAGAAGGTGGTGCATGAAATGTAACAGGTAAAGTACAGCCTTTCCTACCAATCCATTTGCCTGTGGGAGGCTTGTTCTCACAGGCTGTACTTGTACAGGCAGACTGCTCTAGCCTCCCTCCTTGGGGCTGCGGAAAGCCTCAGCTGGAGTGCGGACAAATCACTGTGCAAACAGGCTTTATATAGTGCATGCCACGTTCATCTCTCTGGAGCTCTGCGCAGCTGTTTTGCTGCCTAGGATGGATCTTTCTAACACCGGAGAAAGGGATGTGTGGAGCCTTTGAGGAGAACAGAAAAGCCAAAGAAAGTCACCTAAGCTTAGCTCATATTCAGAGAAACCCTGGGTTTCTCTATTTACTTGACAGTATCTGTATATAGTATAAATGCGCTGtgtatttgctaaaataaaaatctggtaAATCAGGAAGATACCTCAAGTGTCTTGAAGCcatttggaggaggaggagaacagaTCTGCTCAACAGCCCTTTGCCTGGCAAGGCAGGAGACAGGGAAGAGGTGTCAAGGGACTGCCTTTGAAGTGATCCAGATAAATGCTCTCTGACAGGTAAAGGCCACAAAAGGAAGGCTGGATTTTGAAATGAGCTAACAGGACTGCACTGGACAGCAGAAACGCAGGTCCTGCAGCGACTATGAGGTTTTTAGGATCAGCTTTTAAGAGCGGAGGCCCACTGGCTGTTCCAGCTATCTGCAGACTACTGAAGTGTGAGCCAAGGGAATGTCTGGTGGGACGTTCACATCTTGACACCAGCTCCCGGAGCTGTTAGTTGAAGAAGAATCTCCttcaagcacacacacacagactggCTTGACCCAAAAATGATCCCGGTACATAAAAACTTGGAAAAAGGTGGACTCTTGATTTGGGGGGGTTCTCTTTAATGGACCAAGCAAAACCTGCAGGTCTGCTCATCCTTTCTTCTGGGAGGACTCAGATGGTTCCCATGAGCCTCTCAGTAGACTTTGTCATACAGGTGTGCACCACAGAGAGATTCACAGGCACAACCTCCACCATGCGCCTGTGCACCTTGCGCaccctgcctggctcctgctgaAGTCAGACTGCTCTCGGCAATCCTGGGCTGCGCATCCCTCTTCTCGTTACAAAGCTTGTGGCTGCCGAGGACAAgtcctgccctgcctgtgccgcAGGCAACATGTGACCTGAGCGCAGCCAGCGACTGTTGTATTTTTGGTTGAAGTGGGGCAGATTTCAAGGGCATTTGACTACCTGTCTCCCAGTGAACTCCAGCAACGTTTCAGTATCTCGCTGCTGGCTGTACACTCCAAAGTCTTTTGTTAaaagtatttatgtatttataccATAGGCATAAGAATGTTACTTCAGATTTCTTAGAAACACGGGGAAGGGTTCAGGCTTTGGGCTGTCAGCACTAAGCTCCTCTTTGCAGATGCTCCCAATGCCCTGGAGCGTTCCTGCCAGGTAGGCACCATTGTGCTGCCTGCCTTGGCTCTCTGGCCGACTCACTCCTGGGTGAGCATTCCCACGGACTCAGCTGCCAAAGATAATTTTCCAGGCCTTGGTGAGCTTTTCCATATGCTTTATGCTGTTGTTGGCCTGTTTTATGAACTTCCCTACCCTGGGCCAGGCCACAGCCCTAGGGGAAACCTCTGTGGCTGAAGCAGTTATTCATGCAGTGTCAAGAACAGCTTTTTCTCATCTTGGGAATGAGATGCTGTGGGCTGATTTGCACCCGCAGGAAGCtcctcccaggctgcagggagtggtTTGGGCTTTTATCTCTGGCGCCTCTGCCCACCATGGGGACCAAAGGCAGCTACACCCTGCCCCTAAATGGGATTGTCACGTTCCCCGGCCGAAGTGagaatgtgttttcctttgtaaCTTTTGGGGTTACAGTGTCCCTTGGGAGGTGGGGGCTGATGAATTTCTCATTCACTGTGTTTGAGCAGACATTTTCACTGATatgaaaactaaattaaattttcacataatttttttaacagcttaGCTTTAGTTTCAGCTCTCCTCAGGGATATGCAGGGCTGGTGTTTCCCAAAGTGAGCTAACACAGACAGGGCAGGCCGTGTCAGTGGTGTGGACAGCGGTGCACAGGACAGCAAGAAAGATTAATCCTAAACACAAATGGATTTGTACCTCAGAAGAGTGCACCCTTTCTTCTTGTTCAGAGCAGGAGAGGGCATTTCACACACTGATTCCTCTGCACTTTCAGGCTGAACTAGGCTGACctacatatatacatgtacatgcaCTTGTCTTGAAATAAAGGTTGAAACAATTCAATTCCTGATATTAATTACTTGGGGGACTGGCTATCCTCACCAGTAAGTTTCCACACCATCAGCTTCTGTTTGTATCTGGCGACCCCTTCCTCCACAAGGTTAAAAGTCTCTTTGATataagaaacattaatttttgttATTGGGGTTGTTAAGGCCTTGTAGCTCATAGATGGTACTAAAGTCACATCTTACAGCTCTGTTCAACCAGGTCAGTGTACTGAGGTTTTAGGTCACCCTTCGAAGCTCATTACGGCTGGAAGTGCTGAAGTACAAGGCTGGACTAGGCAGTTTCTGGAGACAATCCCTAACTCTGGAGGGAAATCACGTTCTCCTTCCCGTGCTTACTGCCGCTGAAACGGGACCTCGTGGTCTGTCCCTCACAGGGCTTTTCATGAGACCCATTTCACAGAATACAGTCATCACCTGGGGATTACTGGCTCCTCCACGATTTTAAAGCAATCTCCACTGCTGCTGTGTCTTGTGTTTAACACATGCTACTGCATAAACCACAGAGGTAGCCACCATgtattccttcccttctctctcttctttcctacCTCCCCACTCATGTAAAGCAAGGGACAGGGTGACAAAGTTGATGTGAGGGCCATGGTCACCCCTGGGGAAGGAGGTGGCCTCACTGCAGCCATCAGAGCCACAGGGCTCTTTCTCTCCAGCTGAGAAGAAACTACCCAAGGTGATTCAGAGAGGAATGGGATGGGGACTCCTCTTTACACAGGTACAAGAACAATGTGAAACATTAAATTTAAACTCCATTCACATTCCTTCAAAAGTCATTTCCTTTTCTACCACAAATGGTTACCAGTAATAGCAGATAATGAGCCTGTGGTTTTTAGACACCACTTACACTTCATGAGCCAGCATGAATCACAGCTATTGCCTGGCAGCTTCACTAGTGAGAGAGAACCAGAAAGCTGGAGTGTGCTTGGCAAAGTGCAATCAATCCCGCTGCTGTAAAACTAGCACTGTCCAGCTCAGACAGCAGAAAGCACAGGACTTTAGTTTCCATATTCAAGTATAAAAATGGGAGAGTATGATATGAAATCCATCAGTCTCCTGCGGTAACTTGTTGGGAAGGTTTGACTCATTAGACTTTTCCCAGCGACATCCATAACTTCAGCCAGTAGAGCTGTTCTCTGAGCTGACAGTTGGTTATTTTTTTGCAAGGGATCCAGACCAGCCCCAGGTATACTTGCTTCCAGCTATGTGGTAGTCCACCAAGTAAAGCAAATTGAGTAATGCTTACTGAGGACTGGGAGAACGAGAGTTGGTACCAGGCCAGAAAGGGACAGTAGCAAGAGAGCTGCAGAAGGATTTATCATTTGCCATTTGCAGCCTTGTATGCCCTAAGGCCAGGGAGGATCAGAGAGTTTATTTGCTTAATTCTCAAAGCCGATTAGGAAAACTGTAAAGGGCAATCCGGGCAAGCAGAGTGGAGGCTGAAGGCACGTCTCCCCATTAAGGTGCCAAGCAGCAAGCTCACTTGCTGGCAGCCGCTCAGCATCCCAGGGCAAAACATACCCTGGTGGCACCCCGTGTGCCATGCCAGCAGGGCCTCACTGCGCTCACCGCACCAGGAAGCAGGAGCCTGAGGATGAGAAAACCCACAGGCCATGAAAAGAGGGGGCAGTGGGGCTGGCTGACCTGTCCCAGGGGAAGGACACTGGGCAGAAAGTCCAGGTGAGCACAGGGAAGGAGAGATCAGGAGAGACATGATGCTGGTCGCAGGTCCACGGATTGTGCTAGGACTTTGGGATTGTGGGGTAGGACAGAGAGAAGACAGGACTTAAAGGAGTGTTTCTCCTGTGAGCCCATGCTCAATGAACCAGACCTCTGCAAATACCTAAACACCACTGCTGCTTCCTCAAACACCCATTTCCTCCTCTTAATGTAAAGCCTTGCACAATTACCTTTTAAATATGACAGCTGGCACTAACCGTTCTGTAATACTGCTCCCCTCTTAATGAGACAAGGTTGGCCCCAAGGGAATTACAAGCTACAGCTACTCACAAGCACAAACACGCTCCCGTTCCTGGGCTTGCACTGTCTCCTGCCTCTGCAGTTTGCTGGAGTTGGTAGCCCATGTTGCTCTTTTCTGGCCAGCCAAGGCACCAGGGTGTGGAGCTAGGCCTCTAGCTGAGTAGCTTGGGCAGTCCACCAGTGTTCAGAGAGTAAATAGGACAAGGTTTGGGGCAAGACAAAACTTGATGTGGGCACAAATGTACTTTCCTAATAATTGCTTTCATTGTTTGCTTTAAGGCAAAATTCACACCTATTTACTGGCAATCCAGAGACTTATTCAGTTTATTTATGAAGGAAAATTTGGTATTGAACACACCTTCAAGGATAAACAAACATTTAACCTAGCATAGGATCTGGTTCATAAAGTATAGAGCAACCTTATGATTTCATCACCAAGTAGATCCCTGAGACAAGGTACCACTGGTGTTATTTCAAGAAGTTCAAAGGACTCACTtttctttgtcttgttttgttaATTTAAGGTTTCTATTACTGCCAATTGTCTGCTTATTTGGATTACTGTCACCAGCACAGAAAGTTAGCAGGATGCATATGTTCAATGGGGAGAAACAGATGGGATTTGGTTTCAGACTTTTTTTGGGGTTATGTGCAGCATTTTGAAACATTGACTGATCTGCTTCTCGCTTACTCACTTCCCATAAGATTCAGAGTACATTAATACACCTGCCAACAAgaaatttctttaatgtttcatATGTCCTACTCTTGACAATGTGAAGGACTAATTCTGATGGCTGCTTATCAGCTCTGAAAAGCCTCCAGACCAGATTATACATTGTCTCCAGCAGTATCCACCCTTTACAAGAAAAGATTTGCACCAGCTTGCATGAGAAAAATCCCACTGCATCTCAGTTGGCTGCAATAACTCATCTCCCAGGTACGCCTCTAGTCAAGCTTGATTCTTTTTACAAGAAGTGTCCTTTCTAGAAGCAGGGACAGGTGCTGCCTTCCTGTGCCAGCCAATGTTTCACGACCCACGcaccaaatcacagaatcacagaatcgtctaggttggaaaggaccttgaagatcatccagtccaaccatcaacccaacattgacagttcccaactccaccatatccctcagcgctatgtcgacccaactcttaaacacctccagggatggagactccaccacctccctgggcagcccattccaacacctaacaacccgttctgtaaagaaatacttcctaatacctagtctaatcCTGATGGTTGTGCTGACTGTGCTGTCACAGATGCAGCCAGAGATCTCAGCTGCCCCATACCAGAAAGCATCCAGGACTGTCTTCCTTGATGTTGCGGGTACAGTCACATACACCCATGCCTCTTGCCTGGGTTTGTAACAATAacataaaaaaaagtaatggcaGATGGAGAGAGATAACACTCCACTCACCTTTCAGACTTTCTCAGGTATCTGCACACAGTTTGGACCAGACAAGCTGGGGCTATCAGCAAGGACCATGCTGCAGGAGGGGTGGTCTGAGCTGAATGCCAGAGTCGCTGGTCTTGAGAAGCATGCCATAAATACTCAGAGATTTTAGGTCAGTGCAACACTGCCGGGTAAAGAAAACTGACAGAACCAGAGAAGAGGCTGAATCAGTAACTAAAACCTGAGCTTAGTGGAAACAACCTCTTCTGCATAATTAACATCTGTTATGCTTCACATTGTAAACACAGCTGATCAAAAGAGCAGAGATAGAGAAAATAACCAAAAA
This window contains:
- the TNFSF4 gene encoding tumor necrosis factor ligand superfamily member 4, producing MEGQPHIEPRNQDQMDSEREPAEDEWKSWQRGQVRNTLHLMSAAAQWILLLACLIYLGIDSLQPSTPRSEEVLWTHIRYTGESIKGVDINLTAEVGSIQIQNGSIMITHDGLYLVSLKGRIHFPDPDELTLTLWKTGKTTGSALWEQIVQDSGNAVNLMTVLYLFEEDNITLRTSSNATIADLSFSLALLSPFICSL